The DNA segment CACGGCTAGCCTGTGTGCCTCCTTTGAACCTGAATTAATCATTTTTATTGCTGAGGTTCAGTGCTTCCCTATGGTTGGGGTTGGGGATCCTGCGCCGGACTTCGAGGCTCCTGCGCATGATGGATCTAGGATTAAGTTAAGCGAGTTAAGGGGAAGGTGGGTCATAATTTACTTCTTCCCCAAGGCATTCACTCCCGGCTGCACCAGGGAGACCCAGGCATTCGCCTCATCCTGGAACAGGTTCAAGGAGTTAGGCGTCGAGGTCCTCGGCATCAGTAGGGATGATTCAGCCACATTAGCTAGATGCGCCAAGGCCGAGGGCGCTAACTTCAAATTGATAAGTGATGCGGATGGCTCCATAGCGAGATCCTTCAATGTCCTCGGCATGCTCGGCATGGCTGATAGAGTCACATTCATAGTGGATCCAG comes from the Thermocladium sp. ECH_B genome and includes:
- a CDS encoding alkyl hydroperoxide reductase: MVGVGDPAPDFEAPAHDGSRIKLSELRGRWVIIYFFPKAFTPGCTRETQAFASSWNRFKELGVEVLGISRDDSATLARCAKAEGANFKLISDADGSIARSFNVLGMLGMADRVTFIVDPEGKIASIIRGFSVRPDQHPNAALRAISEKMHA